The following are encoded in a window of Rosa chinensis cultivar Old Blush chromosome 4, RchiOBHm-V2, whole genome shotgun sequence genomic DNA:
- the LOC112197844 gene encoding uncharacterized N-acetyltransferase p20, producing MEGSSSSDELSKISLRPLALSDIDDFMVWATDEKVTRFCTWEPYTSKEDGIKFIKEQVLPHPWFRAICLDNKPIGAISVSSKSGNDRCRGELGYVLGSKYWGKGIATQAVKMVADTIFKEWTHLERLEALVDVNNVRSQRVLEKAGFLKEGVLRKYEVLKGRTWDIVMYSLLSTDRYRT from the coding sequence ATGGAGGGAAGTTCTAGCAGTGATGAGTTGTCCAAGATCAGCCTGAGGCCATTGGCTCTTTCGGACATCGATGATTTCATGGTCTGGGCCACTGATGAAAAAGTGACTCGCTTCTGCACTTGGGAGCCTTACACCAGCAAAGAAGATGGCATTAAATTCATCAAGGAACAGGTTCTCCCACACCCCTGGTTCAGGGCAATCTGCCTAGACAACAAGCCAATTGGTGCCATTTCGGTGTCCTCAAAATCGGGGAATGATCGTTGTAGAGGTGAACTCGGCTATGTTTTGGGGTCCAAGTACTGGGGGAAAGGGATTGCAACACAAGCTGTGAAAATGGTGGCTGATACTATATTTAAAGAATGGACTCATTTGGAGAGACTTGAAGCTCTTGTTGATGTGAACAATGTGCGATCACAGAGGGTTCTGGAGAAGGCCGGGTTCCTGAAGGAAGGTGTTCTCAGaaaatatgaagttttgaaGGGAAGAACTTGGGATATAGTGATGTATAGTCTTCTTTCTACAGATCGATATCGAACTTGA
- the LOC112199305 gene encoding uncharacterized N-acetyltransferase p20, which translates to MDNTDNNSLAITLRPYRLSDAEDFLMYAGDERVTQFTRWNTFTSKEQALTYIKDFCIAHSYCKSICINDRSIRFVFIKPHVDNEKCRAEVGYALAAEYWGQGIATRAVKMAIIDVFKEFTDLVRLQAMVLVENKGSQRALEKLGFHKEGLLRKYTIHKGTASDIFMYSLLSTDPMP; encoded by the coding sequence ATGGATAACACCGATAACAATTCATTGGCGATCACACTCCGTCCTTACAGACTCTCAGATGCTGAGGATTTCTTGATGTATGCTGGTGATGAAAGGGTGACACAATTCACTCGTTGGAACACATTCACTTCTAAAGAACAAGCACTCACCTACATTAAGGACTTCTGCATTGCTCATTCTTACTGCAAATCCATCTGCATCAATGACCGTTCGATTAGATTTGTCTTCATCAAGCCACACGTAGATAATGAAAAGTGCAGAGCAGAGGTTGGGTATGCGTTAGCTGCCGAGTATTGGGGACAAGGCATAGCAACCAGAGCTGTGAAGATGGCCATCATTGATGTGTTCAAAGAATTCACCGATTTGGTTAGACTTCAAGCTATGGTTTTGGTAGAGAACAAGGGTTCCCAGCGAGCGTTGGAAAAACTTGGGTTTCACAAAGAAGGTCTGTTGAGGAAGTATACGATTCATAAAGGCACAGCTAGTGATATTTTCATGTATAGTCTTCTGTCCACTGATCCCATGCCTTGA
- the LOC112197847 gene encoding uncharacterized N-acetyltransferase p20-like yields the protein MDSSRISLRPFKLSDADDFLKWASDDRVTRYLRWNTITSGEEALTYIEKVCIPHPRRQSICLDDHCIGYVSVKPERGYDSCRAHVSYALSTDFWGKGIVTLALKMAISRVFKEFLFLVRIEALVEVENKGSQRVLEKVGFVKEGLKEVWALQR from the exons ATGGATTCATCCAGAATTTCACTTCGTCCTTTCAAACTCTCCGATGCTGATGACTTCCTGAAATGGGCAAGTGATGACAGAGTAACACGCTATCTGAGATGGAACACCATAACTTCTGGAGAAGAAGCCTTGACATATATTGAGAAGGTTTGTATTCCTCACCCAAGGCGTCAGTCCATATGTTTGGATGACCATTGCATAGGATATGTTTCTGTCAAGCCCGAACGGGGCTATGATTCGTGCAGGGCACATGTTAGCTATGCTTTGTCTACAGACT tttgGGGGAAAGGGATTGTCACATTGGCATTGAAGATGGCCATCTCTAGGGTCTTCAAAGAGTTCCTATTTCTGGTGAGGATTGAGGCTTTGGTTGAGGTTGAGAATAAGGGATCTCAAAGGGTTTTAGAGAAGGTTGGGTTTGTGAAAGAAGGGTTGAAGGAAGTATGGGCATTGCAAAGGTGA
- the LOC112199306 gene encoding uncharacterized protein LOC112199306, producing MPPRRRRREETPHVDDGGDTPQNLADAFGQFFQQFAAVLPGSRTDYTVERARRNGAQTFASATSPVEAQRWLDRMERVFSQMELPEDRKVNLAVQFLEDTAWHWWTGVVNDPANAGPMTWDMFKAHFCGRYFSDAHLNRMQDQFLSLVKRDEQSVLDFEQEFLSLAHHVPDLVHTEQSKIRRFVLGLGGKFKDKMLGTPYRSFAEAVSYAMDIESDSPAGFHPRDSGGPSQGPSKRAASTSGSGSSGGSRFVSSDSTTLPDFGGLNVGGGQSEWQFSDSTGRYSKRRSRF from the exons atgcctcctAGACGCCGAAGACGTGAGGAAACCCCTCATGTTGATGATGGGGGAGATACACCGCAGAATCTTGCAGATGCGTTTGGACAGTTCTTTCAGCAGTTTGCTGCCGTACTCCCCGGTTCACGCactgactatactgtggagcgtgctAGGAGAAACGGGGCTCAGACTTTTGCTTCCGCCACATCTCCTGTAGAGGCTCAGCGGTGGCTTGATAGGATGGAGAGAGTGTTCTCCCAGATGGAGCTCCCAGAGGACAGGAAGGTTAATTTGGCGGTGCAGTTCCTGGAGGATACCGCCTGGCATTGGTGGACTGGTGTTGTCAATGACCCTGCAAATGCTGGCCCGATGACGTGGGATATGTTCAAGGCCCATTTCTGTGGACGGTACTTTAGTGATGCCCACCTTAATCGGATGCAAGACCAGTTCTTGAGCTTGGTGAAGAGGGATGAGCAGTCAGTGTTGGATTTTGAGCAGGAGTTTCTCTCTTTGGCCCATCATGTGCCGGATTTGGTTCATACTGAGCAAAGTAAGATTCGTAGATTTGTCTTGGGACTTGGAGGAAAGTTTAAGGATAAGATGTTAGGCACACCGTACCGTAGCTTTGCTGAGGCAGTATCTTATGCCATGGACATTGAGTCAGACTCACCTGCTGGATTTCACCCTAGGGATTCTGGCGGCCCTAGCCAGGGTCCATCTAAGAGGGCTGCTTCCACTTCTGGTTCAGGATCTTCTGGAGGTAGTAGATTTGTCAGTTCAGACTCGACCACCTTACCGGATTTTGGAGGACTTAATGTGGGAGGTGGACAGTCTGAGTGGCAGTTCAGTGACAGCACAG GACGCTACTCCAAACGTCGGTCAAGGTTCTAG